A window of the Bradyrhizobium ottawaense genome harbors these coding sequences:
- a CDS encoding ABC transporter permease, which translates to MLTMIGKRLLFAIPSLIGVVIVTFLLTRALPGDPAAYFAGPAAGKEAVEQIRKKLGLDKPLIEQFFRYTNDLAHGDFGNSLTTGQPVATEIKNRLPASAELTLLGLIVSIAIAIPLGVLAANRPGSWIDHLCRITTTAGVSLPVFFTGLVLVYVFYFRLGWSPAPLGRLDVFYSAPNAVTGFYLIDALIARDFETFRSALSQLILPAMTLAIFSLAPIARMTRASMLAVLASDFVRTARASGLSPATVIVTYAFRNAMLPVITTLSMVFSFLLGANVLVEKVFAWPGIGSYAVEALISSDFAPVQGFVLTMAVMYVLLNLIIDILYGVIDPRVRLEG; encoded by the coding sequence ATGCTGACCATGATCGGCAAGCGGCTGCTATTTGCGATCCCGTCGCTGATCGGGGTCGTGATCGTGACCTTTCTGCTGACGCGCGCGTTGCCGGGCGACCCCGCGGCGTATTTCGCGGGTCCAGCGGCGGGCAAGGAAGCGGTCGAGCAGATCCGCAAGAAGCTCGGCCTCGACAAGCCGCTGATCGAACAGTTCTTCCGTTACACCAACGATCTCGCGCATGGCGATTTCGGCAATTCGCTGACCACTGGCCAGCCGGTCGCGACCGAAATCAAAAACCGGCTGCCGGCGTCGGCGGAGCTGACGCTGCTAGGCCTGATCGTTTCGATCGCGATCGCGATCCCACTTGGCGTGCTGGCCGCCAACCGGCCCGGGTCGTGGATCGACCATCTCTGCCGGATCACGACGACGGCCGGCGTGTCGCTGCCGGTGTTCTTTACGGGTTTGGTGCTGGTCTATGTGTTCTATTTCAGGCTCGGATGGTCGCCGGCGCCGCTCGGGCGGCTCGACGTGTTCTACAGCGCGCCGAACGCCGTTACCGGCTTCTATCTGATCGATGCCCTGATCGCGCGCGATTTCGAAACCTTCCGCTCCGCGCTCAGTCAGTTGATCCTGCCGGCGATGACGCTGGCGATCTTCTCGCTGGCGCCGATCGCACGCATGACGCGGGCCTCGATGCTGGCGGTGCTGGCGTCCGACTTCGTCCGCACCGCGCGCGCCAGCGGGCTGTCGCCGGCGACCGTGATCGTCACCTACGCGTTTCGCAATGCCATGCTGCCGGTCATCACCACGCTCAGCATGGTGTTCTCGTTCCTGCTCGGCGCCAACGTGCTGGTGGAGAAGGTGTTCGCCTGGCCCGGGATCGGCTCCTACGCGGTCGAAGCGCTGATCTCGTCGGACTTCGCGCCGGTGCAGGGTTTCGTGCTGACCATGGCGGTCATGTACGTGCTGCTCAATCTGATCATCGACATTCTCTATGGCGTCATCGATCCCAGGGTTCGTCTTGAAGGGTAA
- a CDS encoding dipeptide ABC transporter ATP-binding protein — translation MTAQPLLDVNDLTVEFATRRGIVKAVQHVNISVSKGETLGIVGESGSGKSVTSYAVMRILDRAGKIAEGSVVFSGIDVKTATEDQMRDLRGREISMIFQNPRAALNPIRKVGDQIEDVLRQHVQQSTVTDRGEKAIEALEQVKIARPRERYHAYPFELSGGMCQRVVIALALACNPQLLIADEPTTGLDVTTQKAVMDLIVELTKRRNMSTILITHDLGLAAAYCDRVIVMEKGRVVETAKSSDIFANPAHAYTKKLMRATPRLGVSLRDLLPEEEAAALPTLAPAPTPDAAAKPLLLVEKLVKEYPRQGATATLGKLFGRRPPVEAEVFRAVDGISFSVGHGESVGLVGESGCGKSTTSMMVMRLLDQTSGRILFDGDEIGGMLPNSFARTPLRKSIQMVFQDPTDSLNPRFTAARAIADPIMQMGDIKGGDALRTRCEELAGLVGLPVNLLDRFPHQLSGGQKARVGIARAIALHPKLVILDEPTAALDVSVQAVVLNLLQDLKASMGMSYLFVSHDLNVVRLLCDRVIVMRAGRIVEQGTSDQVLGNPQDAYTKELLTAIPHPPLPVH, via the coding sequence ATGACCGCGCAGCCGTTGCTCGACGTCAACGACCTCACGGTCGAATTCGCGACCAGGCGCGGCATCGTCAAAGCCGTGCAGCACGTCAATATCTCCGTCTCCAAGGGCGAGACGCTCGGCATCGTCGGCGAATCCGGCTCCGGAAAATCGGTGACGTCCTACGCCGTGATGCGCATTCTCGACCGCGCCGGCAAGATCGCCGAGGGCTCGGTGGTATTTTCAGGCATCGACGTCAAGACTGCGACCGAAGACCAGATGCGCGACCTGCGCGGCCGCGAAATTTCGATGATCTTCCAGAATCCGCGCGCGGCGCTGAATCCGATCCGCAAAGTCGGCGACCAGATCGAGGACGTGCTGCGCCAGCATGTGCAGCAGTCGACGGTGACCGACCGCGGCGAGAAGGCGATCGAGGCGCTGGAACAGGTCAAGATCGCGCGCCCGCGCGAGCGCTACCACGCCTATCCGTTCGAACTCTCCGGCGGCATGTGCCAGCGCGTCGTCATCGCGCTGGCGCTGGCCTGCAATCCGCAGCTCCTGATCGCGGACGAGCCGACCACCGGCCTCGACGTCACCACGCAGAAGGCGGTGATGGACCTGATCGTCGAGCTGACCAAGCGGCGGAACATGTCGACCATCCTGATCACCCACGATCTCGGCCTCGCCGCTGCCTATTGCGACCGCGTCATCGTCATGGAGAAGGGAAGGGTGGTCGAGACCGCGAAGTCATCTGACATCTTCGCCAACCCGGCGCATGCCTATACCAAGAAGCTGATGCGCGCGACGCCGCGGCTCGGCGTCTCCTTGCGCGATCTGCTGCCGGAGGAAGAGGCGGCGGCGCTGCCGACGCTCGCGCCGGCACCGACGCCGGATGCCGCCGCCAAACCGTTGCTGCTGGTCGAGAAGCTGGTGAAGGAATATCCGCGCCAGGGCGCCACCGCCACGCTCGGCAAACTGTTCGGCCGCAGGCCTCCGGTGGAAGCCGAAGTGTTTCGCGCGGTCGACGGCATCAGCTTTTCCGTCGGCCATGGCGAGAGCGTCGGGCTGGTTGGCGAATCCGGCTGCGGCAAATCCACGACGTCGATGATGGTTATGCGGCTGCTGGACCAGACCTCGGGCCGCATCCTGTTCGACGGCGACGAAATCGGCGGGATGCTTCCCAACAGCTTTGCGCGGACGCCGCTGCGCAAGAGCATCCAGATGGTGTTCCAGGATCCGACCGACAGCCTCAACCCGCGCTTTACCGCGGCCCGCGCCATCGCCGATCCGATCATGCAGATGGGCGACATCAAGGGCGGCGACGCGCTACGGACCCGCTGCGAGGAACTCGCCGGCCTGGTCGGCCTGCCGGTCAACCTGCTGGATCGCTTTCCGCATCAATTATCCGGCGGCCAGAAGGCCCGCGTCGGCATCGCGCGCGCCATTGCGCTGCATCCCAAGCTCGTGATCCTCGACGAGCCGACGGCGGCGCTCGACGTTTCCGTGCAGGCCGTGGTGCTCAACCTGCTGCAGGACCTCAAGGCCTCGATGGGGATGAGCTATTTGTTCGTGTCGCACGATCTGAATGTGGTCCGTCTATTGTGCGATCGTGTCATCGTGATGCGGGCGGGACGGATCGTCGAGCAGGGAACGTCCGACCAGGTCTTGGGTAATCCGCAGGATGCCTATACAAAGGAGTTGCTGACGGCGATCCCACATCCGCCGTTGCCGGTGCACTAA
- a CDS encoding ABC transporter permease: protein MSTVAPAVEPAGPARTSGFLAVFEHTRYVLGENKVTGFAFGLLVVILFAAIFGPWVVLYDPLASDTVAALKPPSAAHWFGTDQLGRDIFSRVIVATRLDTFIAVASVVLVFLMGGLAGIAAGYFGGWTDRIVGRIADTIMAFPLFVLAMGIVAALGNTVQNIIIATAIVNFPLYARVARAEANVRRNAGFVQAARLSGNGEFRILLVHILPNIMPIMIVQMSLTMGYAILNAAGLSFIGLGVRPPTAEWGIMVAEGAGFMVSGEWWIALFPGLALMIAVFCFNLLGDGLRDIVDPQRRT, encoded by the coding sequence ATGAGCACCGTTGCGCCTGCCGTTGAACCCGCCGGTCCCGCGCGTACGTCGGGATTTTTGGCGGTCTTCGAACACACCCGCTATGTGCTCGGGGAGAACAAGGTCACAGGCTTTGCATTCGGACTGTTGGTCGTGATTCTGTTTGCGGCGATCTTCGGCCCTTGGGTGGTGCTCTACGATCCGCTCGCCAGCGACACCGTGGCGGCGCTGAAGCCGCCGTCGGCGGCGCACTGGTTCGGCACCGATCAGTTGGGCCGCGATATCTTCAGCCGCGTCATCGTTGCGACCAGGCTCGATACCTTCATCGCGGTGGCGTCGGTGGTGCTGGTGTTCCTGATGGGCGGCCTTGCCGGCATCGCCGCCGGCTATTTCGGCGGCTGGACCGATCGCATTGTCGGCCGGATCGCCGACACCATCATGGCGTTTCCGCTGTTCGTGCTGGCGATGGGCATCGTCGCAGCCCTCGGCAACACCGTGCAGAACATCATCATCGCGACCGCGATCGTCAACTTTCCGCTCTATGCCCGCGTCGCCCGCGCCGAGGCCAATGTCCGGCGCAACGCCGGCTTCGTGCAGGCGGCGCGGCTGTCCGGCAATGGCGAGTTCCGGATTCTGCTGGTCCACATCCTGCCCAACATCATGCCGATCATGATCGTGCAGATGTCACTGACCATGGGCTATGCGATCCTCAATGCCGCCGGTCTGTCGTTCATCGGCCTCGGCGTCCGGCCGCCGACCGCGGAATGGGGCATCATGGTCGCGGAAGGCGCCGGCTTCATGGTGTCGGGTGAATGGTGGATCGCGTTATTCCCGGGCCTGGCGCTGATGATTGCGGTGTTTTGCTTCAATCTGCTTGGCGACGGACTGCGCGACATCGTCGATCCGCAGCGGAGGACCTGA
- a CDS encoding DUF4089 domain-containing protein translates to MAADHLDDYIDAVSKALALPVEEAWRPAVRANLEVSLRLARLVDEFALPDETEPACVYTA, encoded by the coding sequence ATGGCTGCTGACCACCTGGACGACTACATCGACGCCGTTTCGAAGGCGCTGGCGCTGCCGGTCGAAGAGGCCTGGCGACCTGCCGTGCGGGCAAATCTCGAAGTATCGCTGAGGCTGGCGCGGCTGGTCGATGAATTCGCGTTGCCCGATGAAACCGAGCCGGCCTGTGTCTATACAGCCTGA
- a CDS encoding ABC transporter substrate-binding protein has translation MKRRDFLKSVSGLAATSALTSAPAIWSAAKADARSETLLIVSEGGPNNLDIHGVGTNVPGYEVSWNCYDRLISHEMKEGPGGVPYYDRDKFKPELAEDMNIGDMSVTFKLKKNAKFHDGTPVTAKDAKWSLDRAVSVGGFPTFQMSAGSLTKAEQFVVVDDNTIRVDFARKDKLTIPDLAVIVPCIVNSELVKKNASEKDPWGLEFTKQQTAGSGAYKVTKWTAGTEVIMERNDEWVGGPLPKIKRVIWRMVPQAGNRRALLERGDADISYELPNKDFQELKAAGKLNIVSLPFSNGIQYLGMNVTKPPFNNPKVREAIAYAVPYQKIMDVVLFGLANPMFGAPASKATEVAWPQPTKYFTDMAKAKALLTEAGYPDGFETTISFDLNFAGINEPLCVLVQESLAQIGIKTTINKVPGANWRTELNKKEMPLYTNVFSGWLDYPEYFFYWCYHGNNSVFNTMSYKSPEMDRLIDGARTAAAAGDKATYDTDVKGMVDLAFTDIPRIPLYQPFVNVAMQKNITGYQYWFHRRLDYRALAKG, from the coding sequence ATGAAGCGTCGCGATTTCCTCAAATCCGTGTCCGGATTGGCTGCGACCAGCGCGCTCACGTCGGCGCCGGCGATCTGGTCTGCGGCCAAGGCCGACGCCCGGTCGGAGACGCTGCTGATCGTTTCGGAAGGCGGCCCCAACAATCTCGACATCCACGGCGTCGGCACCAACGTGCCCGGCTATGAAGTGTCGTGGAATTGCTACGACCGCCTGATCAGCCACGAGATGAAGGAAGGTCCCGGCGGCGTCCCGTATTACGACCGCGACAAGTTCAAGCCCGAGCTCGCCGAGGACATGAACATCGGCGACATGTCGGTGACCTTCAAGCTGAAGAAGAACGCGAAATTCCACGACGGCACGCCGGTAACGGCCAAGGACGCCAAGTGGTCGCTGGATCGCGCCGTCAGCGTCGGTGGCTTCCCGACCTTCCAGATGAGCGCGGGCTCGCTGACCAAGGCCGAACAGTTCGTCGTCGTCGACGACAACACGATCCGTGTCGACTTTGCCAGGAAAGACAAACTGACGATTCCCGATCTCGCCGTCATCGTGCCCTGCATCGTCAATTCCGAGCTGGTGAAGAAGAACGCGTCCGAGAAGGACCCCTGGGGACTCGAGTTTACAAAACAGCAGACCGCGGGTTCCGGCGCCTACAAGGTGACGAAGTGGACCGCGGGCACCGAAGTCATCATGGAGCGCAACGACGAGTGGGTCGGCGGTCCCTTGCCGAAGATCAAGCGCGTGATCTGGCGCATGGTGCCGCAGGCCGGCAACCGCCGGGCGCTGCTGGAGCGCGGCGACGCCGACATCTCCTATGAATTGCCGAACAAGGATTTCCAGGAACTGAAAGCGGCCGGCAAGCTCAACATCGTGTCGCTGCCGTTCTCCAACGGCATCCAGTATCTCGGCATGAACGTCACCAAGCCGCCGTTCAACAATCCGAAGGTGCGCGAGGCGATAGCTTACGCGGTGCCGTACCAGAAGATCATGGATGTAGTGCTGTTCGGCCTCGCCAATCCGATGTTCGGCGCGCCGGCCAGCAAGGCCACCGAGGTGGCGTGGCCGCAGCCGACCAAGTATTTCACCGACATGGCGAAGGCGAAGGCCTTGCTGACCGAGGCCGGCTATCCCGACGGCTTCGAGACCACGATCTCGTTCGACCTCAACTTCGCCGGGATCAACGAGCCGCTTTGCGTGCTGGTGCAGGAGAGCCTCGCCCAGATCGGCATCAAGACCACGATCAACAAGGTGCCCGGCGCCAACTGGCGCACCGAGCTGAACAAGAAGGAAATGCCGCTCTACACCAACGTGTTCTCGGGCTGGCTCGATTACCCCGAATACTTCTTCTACTGGTGCTATCACGGCAACAATTCCGTCTTCAACACCATGAGCTACAAGTCGCCGGAGATGGACAGACTGATCGACGGCGCGCGCACGGCCGCCGCGGCCGGCGACAAGGCGACCTACGACACCGACGTCAAAGGCATGGTCGATCTCGCCTTCACCGACATCCCGCGGATTCCGCTGTATCAGCCCTTCGTCAACGTCGCGATGCAGAAGAACATCACCGGCTATCAATACTGGTTCCACCGCCGCCTCGATTACCGCGCGCTGGCGAAGGGATAA